Part of the Deinococcus sp. Leaf326 genome, ATCATCGCTGCGACCAGCAGCCACAAGAAGATGCGGAAACTCGGCGCTAAAGGGGACGTCAAGGTCACGATAGCCACCCAGGACAGGGTCAATCCAGCCTGCCCCAACGCACTGATGGTTTCGCCCAACAGCGTTGTTTTAGGTACCAGAGCAAGGCATAACGCCAGGATTCCGGCCAACCACAGGCCGGCGAGAGGTTGACGGCGCGACAACTCGGGAGTCGGGAGGGCCATCCTGACGTTGTAACAGATGACCTGCGCGTTAGCGACGTACTTAAGCGATGGAAATGGGATGCGCAGTGGTAAGCACAGCAATCTATTTGAGACACTGCGGAGAGGAGCGAAACCTGCTCGCTCCTCTCCGCTCTCGGCGATCGTTACTGAGCCAGATTGAACGCGTGGTTCCAGTGCATGTGCACGACAGGCTTCGCGGCCGAGACAACACGGCGCAGACCCGCGTTAGCGTACCTGGACTGGCTGTACTGGTTGAAGAGGTTGTAGGTCTCGCGGTGGCTGTTGATCATCTGCATGCGGTACATCCGGTCGAAACCCCGGCCCGACGTCTTGAGTGACTTGAGCATGTCCCACTGCTTATAGGTCACGGTCATCGGCAGCTTCATGCGAGGATCGGCCTGGGCCACAGCAGCCTTGACCTGCGCGCCCAGCTTGGCGTGGTCAGCGATCATCTGGCGGGCGAAGGCGCGGTTGGTCTCCGAGCGCGACATCTGCAGGGCAATTTTGGCTGCCTCGACTTCAAAGTTATTGCCGCGCACCGCCTTGGCGAGGAAGCCCGTATCGGTGGCATTCAGGCCAGCAGCGGAGGCGGATGTGGCGGCAATCAGCAGGGCCAGCGGAATGACTTTGTTCATGCTGACAACCTAGGCCTGAGCCTGACGGGTCAGATGAATTCGCGTGTAGCTGGAGATTTATCCACCGCCGTGGGTTCTCTCTATCTGACCCTCATACCGGTTGCT contains:
- a CDS encoding DUF4142 domain-containing protein — encoded protein: MNKVIPLALLIAATSASAAGLNATDTGFLAKAVRGNNFEVEAAKIALQMSRSETNRAFARQMIADHAKLGAQVKAAVAQADPRMKLPMTVTYKQWDMLKSLKTSGRGFDRMYRMQMINSHRETYNLFNQYSQSRYANAGLRRVVSAAKPVVHMHWNHAFNLAQ